Proteins encoded in a region of the Vicia villosa cultivar HV-30 ecotype Madison, WI linkage group LG5, Vvil1.0, whole genome shotgun sequence genome:
- the LOC131601288 gene encoding disease resistance protein RPV1-like, whose product MSSPTSSFSDEETSSRRRRKYDVFLSFRGKDTRASFTSHLYASLQNAGFIVFMDDQSLQRGKFISTSLLQGIKDSSIAVVVFSKNYAGSQWCMRELVEIMEYRCEAVLPVFYHVDPSEVRNQTGDVGKVFRNLLNNHDENEYEAIDWKNALVKLGRIAGFVVSNYRNEGEDIKDIVEKVTHLLDKTDLFVADHPVGVESRVLDMIQLLDTPFSNDVLLLGMWGMGGIGKTTIAKPIYNKVGHNFEARCFLANIREVWEQDFGPMYLQERILYDIFKETTTKIQNIESGKSALRERLCNKRILLVLDDVNKLDQLKALCGSRKWFGPGSRIIVTTRDKQIIRGNRVNQVYIMKEMDESESIELFSWHAFKKVSPRENFAEISRNVVKYCGGLPLALEVLGSYLFDRGVTEWECVLEKLKRIPNDQVHKKLKISYDGLNDDTERDIFLDIAFFFIGMDKNDVMHILNGCGLFAEIGISVLVERSLVRVDGKNKLEMHDLIRDMGREIIREISPKKLEKRSRLWFHEDVVDVWSEQTGTQAVEGLVLKLTPNAKCFSTKSFENMKKLRLLQLAGVQLDGDFQYLSRNLRWLCWNGFPFTCIPRNFYQRNLVSIELENSNIKFLKKEMQGLENLKILNLSHSHYLTETPDFSNMPNLEKLILKDCPRLPEVSDTIGHLHKVLLINLKDYISLSNLPRTIYTLKSLKTLILSGCLMIDKLEEDLEQMESLSTLIAHNTAITKVPFSIARSKNIGYISLCGYKGYSREVIPSIIRSWMSPTNNLSSLLQTPASMSSLVSLDASRSSSHSLSSISEVLTKVLSLLVECGSELQLSRDAILDALSATNSKESESSATTSQVSAVKTSTLIECCGQVHISTTKKSTKSLLIRMGTNCQTTNILKESILQNMAVNACGGCFLPGDSYPDWLTFNSEGSSVIFIVPQVKGRNLKTMMCFVYSSSSDNITSDGLKNVLVINHTKTTIQLYKREAFATFENEEWQRVVSNMEPGDKMEIVVVFDNGFIVTKTTIYLIYDKSIGKQMERCCALDKDVLVGSGDENECAAKTVSLLVEPTDDFKQKHKRRKLN is encoded by the exons ATGTCTTCCCCAACAAGTTCCTTTTCTGATGAAGAGACTTCatccagaagaagaagaaagtacGACGTGTTCTTGAGTTTCAGAGGCAAAGATACTCGTGCATCCTTCACTTCACATCTCTATGCTTCTCTTCAAAACGCCGGATTCATCGTCTTCATGGACGATCAATCGCTTCAAAGAGGAAAATTCATCTCGACATCGTTACTGCAAGGAATTAAAGATTCTAGTATTGCCGTCGTTGTATTTTCCAAAAACTATGCAGGTTCCCAATGGTGTATGCGAGAGTTGGTGGAAATTATGGAGTATCGATGTGAGGCGGTACTGCCTGTATTCTACCATGTAGATCCCTCGGAAGTTCGGAATCAGACTGGTGATGTTGGAAAAGTGTTTCGAAATCTTTTGAACAATCACGATGAAAACGAGTATGAGGCTATCGACTGGAAAAATGCTCTTGTTAAGTTAGGTCGCATTGCAGGGTTTGTAGTCTCGAATTACAG GAACGAAGGTGAGGATATCAAGGACATTGTTGAAAAAGTTACACATTTACTTGACAAGACAGACTTGTTTGTTGCTGATCATCCAGTGGGAGTCGAATCTCGAGTGCTAGATATGATTCAACTACTAGACACCCCATTTTCAAATGATGTTCTGCTATTAGGGATGTGGGGTATGGGAGGCATTGGTAAAACAACTATTGCAAAACCCATTTACAATAAAGTTGGCCACAATTTTGAAGCTAGGTGCTTCCTTGCAAATATTAGGGAAGTTTGGGAGCAAGATTTTGGACCAATGTATTTACAAGAACGTATTTTGTATGATATCTTCAAAGAAACTACAACCAAGATACAAAACATTGAATCAGGAAAATCTGCATTAAGGGAAAGACTATGTAATAAAAGAATACTTCTTGTACTTGACGACGTGAATAAATTGGACCAACTCAAAGCTTTGTGTGGAAGTCGTAAATGGTTTGGTCCAGGGAGTAGAATAATCGTCACAACTAGAGATAAGCAAATAATTAGAGGGAATCGAGTTAACCAAGTATACATAATGAAAGAAATGGATGAAAGTGAGTCAATTGAGCTTTTTAGTTGGCATGCATTCAAAAAAGTGAGTCCTAGAGAAAATTTTGCTGAAATTTCTAGAAATGTTGTCAAATATTGTGGGGGATTGCCACTAGCCCTGGAAGTCCTTGGGTCCTATTTGTTTGATAGAGGGGTAACAGAGTGGGAGTGTGTATTGGAGAAACTCAAGAGAATTCCCAATGATCAAGTACATAAGAAGTTGAAAATAAGCTACGACGGTTTAAATGATGATACCGAGAGGGATATATTCCTTGACATAGCTTTTTTCTTTATTGGGATGGACAAAAATGATGTTATGCATATATTAAATGGTTGCGGACTTTTTGCAGAAATTGGAATAAGTGTTCTCGTTGAGCGAAGTCTTGTAAGAGTGGATGGTAAAAACAAACTTGAAATGCATGATTTGATACGAGATATGGGAAGAGAAATCATCCGTGAGATATCACCGAAGAAACTTGAGAAGCGTAGCAGGTTATGGTTTCACGAGGATGTTGTGGATGTATGGTCAGAACAGACT GGAACTCAAGCTGTTGAGGGGCTAGTTTTGAAGTTGACACCTAATGCAAAATGTTTTAGTACCAAATCATTTGAGAACATGAAGAAACTTAGATTGCTTCAACTCGCTGGTGTACAACTTGATGGAGATTTTCAATATCTTTCAAGAAACTTGAGATGGTTGTGTTGGAACGGATTTCCTTTTACATGCATACCTAGAAATTTTTATCAGAGAAACTTAGTTTCCATTGAGTTAGAAAATAGCAATATCAAATTTTTGAAGAAAGAGATGCAG GGGTTGGAGAATCTAAAAATTCTCAATCTTAGTCATTCTCACTATCTGACAGAGACTCCGGACTTTTCCAACATGCCTAATCTTGAAAAGCTAATACTCAAAGATTGTCCAAGGTTGCCTGAGGTTTCCGATACCATTGGACATCTTCACAAAGTACTTCTGATAAATTTGAAAGACTATATTAGCCTTTCTAACCTTCCAAGAACCATCTATACGTTGAAATCGCTAAAAACTCTTATTCTTTCTGGGTGTTTAATGATTGACAAATTGGAAGAGGATTTGGAACAAATGGAATCTTTATCCACTCTGATTGCACATAACACCGCAATAACAAAAGTGCCGTTTTCAATAGCCAGGTCAAAAAACATTGGATATATTTCTTTGTGTGGCTATAAAGGATACTCGCGTGAAGTGATTCCTTCTATCATTCGGTCTTGGATGTCACCAACAAATAACCTCTCATCCTTACTTCAAACACCTGCTAGCATGTCATCTCTTGTTTCTTTAGATGCGTCAAGAAGTAGTTCCCATAGTCTATCATCTATTTCTGAGGTCCTTACAAAGGTTCTAAGTCTTTTGGTAGAGTGCGGCTCAGAACTTCAACTTTCACGAGATGCAATTTTAGATGCTTTAAGTGCAACTAATTCTAAGGAATCGGAATCATCTGCAACTACATCACAAGTATCAGCGGTGAAGACTTCTACATTAATCGAATGTTGTGGTCAAGTGCACATTTCTACAACAAAAAAATCCACGAAGTCTCTTCTAATTCGAATGGGAACAAATTGCCAAACAACCAATATTCTGAAAGAAAGCATCTTACag AATATGGCGGTCAACGCGTGTGGTGGTTGCTTTCTCCCTGGTGATAGTTATCCGGATTGGTTAACTTTCAATTCCGAAGGTTCTTCTGTAATTTTTATAGTACCGCAAGTGAAAGGGCGCAACTTGAAGACAATGATGTGCTTTGTCTATTCTTCAAGCTCAGATAACATAACATCGGATGGCCTTAAGAATGTGTTGGTGATAAATCACACGAAGACCACCATTCAGCTCTATAAGAGAGAGGCGTTTGCCACCTTTGAAAATGAGGAGTGGCAGAGAGTGGTATCAAATATGGAACCTGGTGACAAAATGgagattgttgttgtttttgacaACGGTTTCATTGTGACGAAGACAACAATTTATCTCATATATGACAAATCAATAGGCAAACAAATGGAGCGATGTTGTGCACTAGAtaaggatgttcttgttggtagTGGTGATGAAAATGAATGCGCTGCCAAGACGGTTTCTCTTCTAGTAGAGCCTACAGATGATtttaaacaaaaacataaaagaagaaAACTTAATTGA